CCAGGCCGCGCCTTTGCGCATCACCTCGCGAAACTCCCGCCGGTTTACAGTGACGAAGCCGCGTGATCCCACGCCGGCCGGTACGCGGCGAAATAATTCGGTCATCAATAGTTCAAGTTTCGGCCGTACCTCGGAGAGCGACAGGTCCGTCCGGATCAACCGCATGCCGCAGTTGATGTCATAACCGACTCCGCCGGGCGAGATGATGCCGTCATCCGGATCGAAGGCCGCGACTCCGCCGATGGGAAACCCATACCCCCAGTGGCCGTCGGGCATGCAGAGCGCATACCGATGGATGCCGGGCAGACAGGCAACATTCGTGACCTGATCGAAGACCCCGCGATCCATTGCGCTGAGAATGGCCGGACTCGCATAGATTCTCGCCGGGACCAGCATGCCCGCCTTTTCGGAGGGCGGAATTTCCCAGAGGTAATCATCAAGACGATTGACCTGCATGTCGGTGTTGAGTGTCATCGCTTCACCCAGGTGTCAAACAAACGTTGTGGGGACTTTGTCATGCGTCAGACATCCAAGACCACCCTGGCCTTCCAGCTGTTCCCGGTCTGTGTCACGGCGTAGAGATGTTTGGTCACGCCTTTCACGTCGGATCGCAGATCCTGCGTCGCCTGATCCACCGGCGCTCCGACCAATTCGGCATGGAGGCGCCAGGCGGATTGATCAGGCGTTGCGTGTAGGGCCAGGATGGCATGGTGAAAGACCACGGCCTGCGCGTCTTTCAAATAGACGAGCCGGTTCAGCCACTCGAACAGCAGCGTGCCGATATCCGATTCCTCCAACTCGATCGTCTGTTGCCAGGTTTGGGCAACAGACGCAGGATCGGCCAGGATCTGGATGAGGGCCTCAGTCGCGGCCTCGAACAGCTCCGAAAGGGAATCGCCCTCCGCTTCGAAGGCCATATCGGCCAGCGCGATGTCGTCGAGGTATCGGAACGTGCCCGGCATGGGCGTCAGAGACGCGTGGTCCGCCGTCGCGCCGCAGTGAAGATCGCCCGGACCTGCTCGATACCGGGGATAGTGTGGCCGAACGGCAACGGGACTTTGCCCTTGAAAAACATGCGGAAGCCCAGCGGCATGACGTCGAGGACCCGTCGCACACTGAAGCCGAGGACTTTGAGCGGCATCAGGGCTTCGTTCAAGCGCCCGTCCTGACGGATCAGATCGACAAAGCCGGTGATATGGCGGGCACCCTCGGCGGTGGTCAGGCCGTGTCGCAGCGAAGACCGGCGCAAGCGAATGATCGCCTCCATCGGCTGAACATCTTTCGGGCAGACCTGCACGCACATGTTGCACCGCGTGCAATCCCAGATGCCGTCTGCTTCTTGCAGTGCGGAGAGCCGCACCTGTTTGGCGTCCGCCGGTTCGCGCGGGTCCGCCACGAAGCGCGCCGCTTTGGCCAGCGCCGCCGGCCCGAGAAACCCGCGCGAGACTTCGTGGGAAGTGCAGGCAGCCACGCAGGCCGCGCACATGATACACGCGTCCACGTTGTGAAATTGATAACTGTCGGGCAGTAAGCGCAATTGCCCTGACGAGCCGTAACGCTTGGTCGGGTGCGTGATCGGGGTCAGCCACGGCGTGACCGCCCGGATCTTTTCCCAGAAGGGCGCCATATCGACGACCAGATCCTTGATCACCGGAAGATTCGGCAAGGGCGCGATGGTGATTCCGCCATGCCGCTCCAGCTCTTTCCGGATGGACGTCCGGCAGGCCAACTTTTGCGTGCCGTTGATATGCATGGCGCACGAGCCGCAAATGGCGGAGCGGCAGGAATAGCGAAGCGCCAGGCGGCCATCGAGTTCGTTCTTGATGCGGATCAAGGCTTCGAGCACCGTCATGCCTCGTCCGATGTCGAGGCGGTACTCTTCTTGGTGCGGATGCTGATCGGTTTCGGGATTGAAGCGCTGGATCGTAAAGGTGAGGCGCATATTAGCGTGAGGCGTGAGACGTAAAACGTG
The window above is part of the Nitrospira sp. CR1.1 genome. Proteins encoded here:
- the sdhB gene encoding succinate dehydrogenase iron-sulfur subunit, with the translated sequence MRLTFTIQRFNPETDQHPHQEEYRLDIGRGMTVLEALIRIKNELDGRLALRYSCRSAICGSCAMHINGTQKLACRTSIRKELERHGGITIAPLPNLPVIKDLVVDMAPFWEKIRAVTPWLTPITHPTKRYGSSGQLRLLPDSYQFHNVDACIMCAACVAACTSHEVSRGFLGPAALAKAARFVADPREPADAKQVRLSALQEADGIWDCTRCNMCVQVCPKDVQPMEAIIRLRRSSLRHGLTTAEGARHITGFVDLIRQDGRLNEALMPLKVLGFSVRRVLDVMPLGFRMFFKGKVPLPFGHTIPGIEQVRAIFTAARRRTTRL